The genomic interval GAACACGTCCGCCACGTTGCGACCCCGGAACGCGAGGTGAGCGAGCATGTCGAGTGAGCAAATGACGCTGGTCGACTTCGGGCCGGACCTCTCCGCGCTCACTGAGGCCGAACGCGAGGCCTACGTCAGCTGTCGAGAGAACGGCATCGGCGTTCGCGAGTTCGCCCGTCGAACTGACCGCCGGCCGGGGACGATCGGCAATCTGCTCGCTCGAGCCGAGGAGAAACTCGAGGAGGGATCGCCGTGAGCCGACTCGTCGAGGATAGCGAATGCGAACGCTGTGGTGAGGCCGTCGACGGGCTCCGTCGACTGTGCCCGGACTGTACGCGTGCCGTTCGCGACGCGCGGGAGGGACCACTGTGAGCGTCGACGCCGCCGACGACCCGGTACAGTTCGATGACGTAACCGGGTCCGAATCCGACACCTTCCCGAAGCCTCGCGCTCACGGCGCCGCGGTGATGAATCACCTCGCCGACGTCGACGACTCCACTGCTCAGGGGAGCGATCGGGGAACGCTGTACGACCGCTCGCTGGCCTATTGGCGCGAGCACATCGGCGATCGCGACCTCGAGCCGC from Natrinema salaciae carries:
- a CDS encoding sigma factor-like helix-turn-helix DNA-binding protein, with product MSSEQMTLVDFGPDLSALTEAEREAYVSCRENGIGVREFARRTDRRPGTIGNLLARAEEKLEEGSP